In Geopsychrobacter electrodiphilus DSM 16401, a single window of DNA contains:
- a CDS encoding type IV pilin protein — translation MLKKFRKNEKGFTLIELLIVVAIIGILAAIAIPQFSAYRAKAYNAASNSDLKNIKTGMEAYMADNQAYPSDMSYR, via the coding sequence ATGTTGAAGAAGTTCCGTAAAAACGAAAAGGGTTTCACCCTGATCGAGCTGCTGATCGTTGTTGCGATCATCGGTATTCTGGCTGCTATCGCTATTCCGCAGTTCTCGGCATACCGTGCCAAGGCTTACAATGCAGCTTCCAACTCGGATTTGAAGAACATCAAGACCGGTATGGAAGCGTATATGGCCGATAATCAAGCATATCCCTCAGATATGTCTTATCGTTAA
- a CDS encoding sigma-54-dependent transcriptional regulator, with product MAKQEKRVLVVDDEASMREMLAIMLTRDGFAVSSASDGAQGLEMFRQGDIDLVISDIRMPHMGGIDLLREIKALEPDALVIMMTAFSTTEEAVEAMKLGAYDYFIKPFKTDEVRLVIGKALENSKLKRENVALRTALGERYSFSNLIGKSPVMQRLYSMVERVADSQANVLVCGESGTGKELVARAVHFNSPRKSGPFVPVNCGAIPETLIESELFGHEKGSFTGADRKKEGLFESANGGTLFLDEIGELPLSMQVKLLRVLQEREFRRVGGTQSHPLDIRLVAATNKNLEAQVSCGKFREDLYYRLNVVSLNLPPLRERLEDVPLLLDYFYAERTGEKHLPVRGDTLRLLLEYDWPGNIRELQNLVERCVVLGWDEEITADCLPAQLLAAVGTRPAQALAKIPESGFDLEAHMAEIERMLLLQALEQRQGVKKRAAELLGISFRSIRYRLAKLGLGGDDDEG from the coding sequence ATGGCTAAACAGGAAAAACGGGTTTTGGTTGTTGACGATGAAGCCAGTATGCGAGAAATGCTTGCGATCATGCTGACTCGCGATGGTTTCGCTGTCTCCTCTGCGTCTGATGGCGCTCAGGGGCTAGAGATGTTCCGTCAGGGCGACATCGATCTGGTAATCAGCGATATTCGCATGCCCCATATGGGGGGGATTGACTTGTTACGCGAAATCAAAGCGCTCGAACCTGATGCTCTGGTGATTATGATGACCGCCTTCTCGACCACTGAAGAAGCGGTTGAGGCCATGAAGCTGGGAGCTTATGATTATTTTATAAAGCCGTTCAAGACCGACGAAGTGCGTCTGGTCATCGGCAAAGCGCTCGAGAATTCGAAGCTTAAGCGCGAGAATGTTGCGCTGAGAACCGCCCTGGGTGAACGCTACTCTTTTTCCAACCTCATCGGTAAAAGTCCCGTAATGCAAAGGCTTTATTCGATGGTTGAACGGGTCGCGGACAGCCAGGCCAATGTGCTCGTGTGTGGTGAGAGTGGCACCGGCAAAGAACTGGTGGCGCGTGCGGTTCACTTTAATAGCCCACGCAAGAGCGGTCCTTTTGTCCCCGTTAACTGTGGTGCTATTCCCGAAACGTTGATTGAATCTGAATTGTTTGGTCATGAAAAGGGGTCCTTTACCGGTGCCGATCGCAAAAAAGAGGGCTTGTTCGAATCCGCCAACGGCGGCACCCTGTTTCTGGATGAGATTGGGGAGCTGCCGTTGAGCATGCAGGTCAAGCTGTTGCGCGTATTGCAGGAACGTGAGTTCCGGCGGGTCGGAGGCACCCAAAGTCACCCTCTGGATATCCGCCTGGTTGCGGCCACCAACAAAAATCTTGAGGCGCAGGTCAGTTGTGGCAAATTTCGTGAGGATCTCTATTACCGGCTGAATGTTGTAAGCCTTAACTTGCCGCCGCTGCGGGAACGTCTGGAAGATGTTCCGCTGCTGCTCGACTATTTTTACGCAGAACGGACCGGTGAGAAACATCTGCCTGTGCGGGGGGATACCTTGCGCCTTCTGCTTGAATACGACTGGCCAGGGAACATTCGTGAACTGCAAAATCTGGTTGAGCGGTGCGTGGTGCTCGGCTGGGATGAGGAAATAACAGCGGACTGCCTACCCGCGCAATTGTTGGCGGCGGTGGGTACCCGGCCTGCCCAGGCGTTAGCAAAAATTCCTGAATCAGGTTTCGACTTGGAAGCTCATATGGCTGAGATTGAGCGTATGCTTTTGCTGCAGGCACTGGAGCAACGCCAGGGAGTCAAAAAGCGCGCCGCCGAACTCCTCGGCATCAGCTTTCGTTCGATCCGTTATCGGCTGGCGAAGCTTGGTCTGGGTGGTGATGACGACGAGGGCTGA
- a CDS encoding two-component system sensor histidine kinase NtrB: protein MSDRKQLFSGLGPDRLSLAWFLAFRVAVITLFLGGSAVFFLNGKMGSDIAPLLFFLLALSYTEALISALALLWIKGFRLFAQIQLFWDLLFVTAIILITGGVDSAFSFVYLLVIVSGSFLLARRQTIYVAGTAAILYGGILDLQYFGYLNFLDIKVSTEYAPYLYSVFVHVIAFLLTGFLSGTLGERWHSSAVELQRKQIDYQELERLNRTILSHISSGLMIVNRRGRIRSFNAAAEEITGYRLEEIYDSGVDDFFPGLGLIDEEGYRIISRAETVIEDRHQQRLIIGYASILIKDHTEADVGLLVTFQNLTQLKEIEAQLQRADRLAAVGRLASGMAHEIRNPLASISGSVQLLLEGSHLSAEDTQLMRIVLREADRLSRLLTDFLVFARPRAPEYEKVRVVELFRELQSILEADQRFRAVVLQIDCSLDAWLSADRNMLRQALWNLLLNAVDAMHHTGQITLAFDEVSNRLTIEDSGPGIPADIRKTIFDPFFSTKEQGTGLGLANVFSIVEAHGGRIDLGESPLGGAAFKLYFQESRI from the coding sequence ATGTCTGACCGAAAACAGCTCTTCTCCGGGCTCGGCCCTGACCGTCTAAGCCTGGCCTGGTTTCTCGCTTTTCGGGTCGCGGTTATTACCCTTTTTCTGGGTGGCTCAGCAGTCTTTTTTTTGAATGGCAAGATGGGGAGCGATATCGCTCCTCTTCTTTTTTTTCTGCTTGCCCTTTCCTATACCGAAGCCCTCATTTCTGCTCTTGCCCTGCTTTGGATCAAAGGGTTCCGCCTGTTTGCCCAGATTCAACTCTTCTGGGACCTCCTGTTCGTTACGGCTATCATTCTGATTACAGGAGGCGTTGACAGCGCCTTCTCCTTTGTCTATTTGCTGGTTATTGTCTCGGGCAGTTTTTTACTCGCGCGCAGACAAACGATCTATGTTGCTGGTACCGCTGCAATTCTCTACGGCGGTATCCTCGATCTTCAGTATTTCGGTTATTTAAACTTTCTTGATATCAAAGTTTCGACCGAATATGCCCCCTACCTGTATTCAGTTTTTGTGCATGTTATTGCCTTTTTGCTGACTGGATTTTTAAGTGGTACGCTTGGGGAGCGCTGGCATTCCAGTGCCGTTGAACTGCAGCGTAAGCAGATAGATTATCAAGAACTTGAACGGCTCAACCGCACAATTCTGTCGCATATCAGCAGCGGCTTGATGATCGTTAATCGGCGCGGTCGAATCCGTTCGTTTAACGCGGCTGCCGAGGAGATAACCGGTTACCGGCTTGAAGAGATTTATGATTCGGGGGTCGATGATTTTTTCCCGGGATTAGGTCTGATTGATGAGGAGGGGTATCGCATCATTTCGCGCGCTGAAACAGTTATCGAGGACCGCCACCAGCAAAGGCTTATTATCGGGTATGCCAGCATCCTGATCAAGGATCATACGGAAGCGGATGTCGGCTTGCTGGTGACCTTCCAGAACCTGACCCAGTTAAAGGAGATTGAGGCCCAACTTCAACGGGCAGATCGGCTCGCCGCCGTCGGTCGCTTGGCCTCAGGCATGGCGCACGAAATTCGCAACCCGCTGGCTTCAATCAGCGGCTCGGTGCAGTTACTGCTTGAAGGTTCGCATCTTTCAGCGGAAGACACGCAACTTATGCGCATCGTCCTGCGTGAGGCCGATCGTCTCTCCCGACTGTTAACCGATTTTCTGGTGTTCGCCCGCCCGCGCGCTCCCGAATATGAAAAGGTCAGGGTTGTGGAGCTGTTTCGCGAACTGCAGAGCATCCTCGAAGCCGACCAGCGATTTAGGGCGGTTGTTCTGCAGATTGACTGCAGTCTCGATGCCTGGCTGAGTGCCGATCGAAACATGCTCCGTCAGGCGTTGTGGAACCTGTTACTTAACGCGGTTGATGCCATGCATCATACCGGGCAGATCACCCTGGCCTTCGACGAAGTGTCGAACCGGCTGACGATCGAAGATTCTGGGCCTGGGATCCCTGCGGATATTCGTAAAACAATCTTTGACCCCTTTTTCTCAACCAAAGAGCAGGGGACTGGTCTCGGACTGGCGAACGTTTTTTCTATCGTTGAAGCACATGGTGGACGGATTGACCTCGGCGAAAGTCCCCTTGGAGGGGCGGCTTTTAAACTGTATTTTCAAGAAAGTCGGATTTGA
- a CDS encoding type II secretion system F family protein has protein sequence MPKFSWSGRSRDGKNVKGEIEATSEASASALLRRQGIMPGRIKQRGGGLDFEIKIPGFEQKVTTKDLVVFTRQFATMIDAGLPLVQCLDILSSQQENKTLKKALLQIKEDVESGATFADALGKHPKIFNELYVNLVAAGEVGGILDTILNRLAEYIEKALKLKKQVKSAMTYPTTIIGIALVVISVILIFVIPAFEKMFADFGGSLPMPTQIVINLSNFIQNYIIVIIAGIFAIIVGTKKIYATNKGRDFIDDWALKAPVFGVLIRKVAVAKFARTMSTMISSGVPILDGLDIVRKTAGNRTVEKAIANVRESISEGKTIAEPLKQSGVFPAMVCQMIEVGEQAGALDAMLSKIADFYDDEVDDAVGNLTAMMEPLLMLFLGVTVGGLVIAMYLPIFKLAGTVGG, from the coding sequence ATGCCAAAATTTTCCTGGAGTGGTCGTTCTCGTGACGGTAAAAACGTCAAAGGGGAGATAGAAGCGACAAGCGAGGCCTCGGCCTCCGCACTGTTACGTCGTCAGGGGATCATGCCGGGTCGCATCAAACAGCGCGGTGGCGGTCTCGATTTCGAAATCAAGATCCCCGGGTTTGAACAGAAGGTTACTACCAAAGATCTGGTGGTTTTTACGCGTCAGTTTGCGACCATGATCGACGCCGGACTCCCGCTGGTGCAGTGTCTGGATATCCTCTCGAGTCAGCAGGAGAATAAAACCCTTAAAAAAGCGCTGCTGCAAATCAAGGAAGATGTTGAGTCCGGTGCAACCTTTGCCGATGCACTGGGTAAACATCCGAAAATATTCAATGAGCTCTATGTCAACCTGGTCGCGGCGGGTGAGGTCGGCGGTATCCTGGATACCATCCTGAACCGTTTGGCGGAATACATTGAAAAAGCCCTCAAGCTGAAAAAACAAGTCAAAAGCGCCATGACCTATCCGACCACCATCATTGGTATCGCCCTGGTGGTTATCTCGGTCATCCTGATCTTTGTTATTCCCGCATTCGAGAAGATGTTCGCCGATTTCGGGGGCTCTTTACCAATGCCGACCCAGATCGTTATCAATCTGAGCAACTTTATTCAGAATTATATTATTGTTATTATCGCCGGAATTTTTGCCATTATAGTTGGGACTAAAAAGATCTATGCAACGAATAAAGGACGTGACTTTATTGACGATTGGGCCCTGAAAGCGCCAGTTTTCGGTGTTTTGATCCGTAAGGTGGCCGTGGCCAAGTTTGCACGCACCATGTCCACCATGATTTCGAGTGGGGTCCCGATTCTTGATGGCCTGGATATCGTGCGGAAGACTGCCGGCAATCGAACCGTAGAGAAGGCCATCGCCAATGTGCGTGAGAGTATCAGTGAGGGTAAAACCATAGCTGAACCACTCAAGCAGTCCGGGGTGTTTCCGGCAATGGTCTGCCAGATGATCGAAGTCGGTGAGCAGGCCGGTGCTCTGGATGCGATGCTCAGCAAAATTGCCGATTTTTATGATGATGAGGTCGATGATGCGGTCGGCAATCTAACTGCCATGATGGAGCCGTTGCTGATGCTCTTCCTGGGGGTCACTGTCGGTGGCCTGGTTATCGCCATGTATCTCCCGATCTTTAAACTTGCCGGCACCGTTGGTGGTTGA
- a CDS encoding type IV pilus twitching motility protein PilT — translation MLNMHQLLKAMIEKGASDLHLSTGSPPQIRIDGQMVVLKTETLTPAESKKLCYSVLTDAQKRTFEEENELDLSFGVKGLSRFRGNIFMQRGAVAGAFRAIPFEIKGFNELGLPAIVKQMSKKPRGLVLVTGPTGSGKSTTLAAIIDAINSERAEHIITIEDPIEYLHPHKKCLVNQREVGADTLSFKKALKYILRQDPDVVLLGELRDIETIEAALTIAETGHLCFATLHTNGCVQTINRIVDVFPTNQQSQIRTQLSFVLEGVLSQALIKSASGTGREMALEVMVPNPAIRNLIREDKIHQIYSQMQIGQDKFGMQTMNQTLFMLAHNRKITQEDAMSRSSDLEELKQMFANPAAILRRQQAMAPAGSSY, via the coding sequence ATGCTTAATATGCATCAATTACTCAAAGCCATGATTGAAAAAGGCGCCTCCGATCTGCATCTCTCTACCGGATCTCCACCGCAGATCCGCATAGACGGGCAGATGGTGGTGCTTAAAACTGAAACATTGACGCCGGCTGAAAGCAAGAAACTGTGTTATAGCGTCCTGACCGATGCTCAAAAAAGGACATTCGAAGAAGAGAACGAGCTGGATCTCTCTTTCGGGGTAAAAGGCCTGTCGCGCTTCAGGGGCAATATCTTTATGCAGCGCGGCGCAGTTGCCGGAGCATTTCGTGCGATTCCGTTTGAAATCAAAGGCTTCAACGAACTCGGCTTGCCGGCTATTGTCAAACAGATGTCAAAAAAACCACGGGGTCTTGTCCTGGTGACGGGGCCGACAGGAAGTGGCAAGTCAACAACTCTTGCCGCTATTATTGATGCTATCAATTCCGAGCGTGCCGAACATATCATTACTATCGAAGACCCGATCGAATATCTTCATCCGCATAAAAAATGTCTGGTTAATCAACGCGAGGTCGGGGCCGACACTCTGAGTTTTAAAAAAGCCCTTAAATATATTCTGCGTCAAGATCCAGACGTGGTGTTGCTCGGCGAGTTGCGCGATATTGAAACCATTGAGGCCGCTCTGACCATCGCCGAAACCGGTCACCTCTGTTTTGCCACACTTCACACCAACGGGTGCGTGCAGACGATTAATCGCATTGTCGATGTTTTTCCGACCAACCAGCAATCGCAAATCCGGACCCAGCTCTCTTTTGTACTTGAAGGGGTGCTTTCGCAGGCACTCATCAAGAGCGCTTCAGGGACAGGCCGGGAAATGGCTCTGGAGGTAATGGTTCCAAACCCCGCGATTCGTAATTTGATTCGCGAAGACAAGATCCATCAGATCTATTCACAGATGCAGATCGGGCAAGATAAATTCGGCATGCAAACCATGAATCAGACCCTCTTTATGCTGGCACATAATCGAAAGATTACCCAGGAGGATGCCATGTCTCGTTCTTCGGACCTCGAAGAACTGAAGCAGATGTTCGCTAACCCAGCTGCAATATTAAGGCGGCAGCAAGCGATGGCGCCTGCCGGTTCGAGTTATTAG
- the pilB gene encoding type IV-A pilus assembly ATPase PilB has product MSINRLGELLIRNQLITDDQLKKAIDEQKKEGTRLGAALIKLGYIQEADLATFLSKHYGVPSINLSEFDIEPAIIATVPPEVAQKYQMIPINRAGATLIVAMADPSNIFAIDDIKFMTGYNVEVVVAAEAAIKEAIDKYYDQSATLADVMGNLEDFDDLEFVDDAELEDTGSLEKASADAPVVKLVNLILTDAIKRKASDIHIEPYEHVFRVRYRIDGVLYEVMKPPKKLKNAITSRIKIMATMDIAERRLPQDGRIKIKLSRGVEMDYRVNCLPTLFGEKVVLRLLDKSNLQLDMTKLGYEEQALSWFKKEIHKPFGMVLVTGPTGSGKTVSLYSALSELNKISENISTAEDPVEFNFAGINQVQMHEEIGLNFAAALRAFLRQDPDIIMIGEIRDFETAEIGVKAALTGHMVLSTLHTNDAPSTINRLLNMGIEPFLVASAVNLISAQRLGRRVCSECKEPAELSNEALISAGIPSDKLGSFVTYKGRGCSTCNDTGYKGRIGVYQVMPMFEGIKEMVLSGANTAEIKQESMRLGVKTMRQSALTKFMEGVTTLEEVLRCTVGDD; this is encoded by the coding sequence ATGAGTATAAATCGCCTTGGAGAGCTGCTGATCCGCAATCAGCTGATTACCGACGATCAGTTGAAAAAAGCGATAGATGAACAGAAGAAAGAGGGCACCCGACTGGGGGCTGCCCTGATCAAACTCGGATACATTCAGGAAGCGGACCTCGCGACCTTTTTGTCCAAGCACTACGGTGTCCCATCGATTAATCTCTCCGAATTTGACATTGAACCCGCGATTATAGCAACCGTCCCACCTGAAGTTGCCCAGAAATATCAGATGATCCCGATCAATCGCGCCGGTGCAACGCTGATTGTTGCCATGGCCGACCCGTCGAACATTTTTGCCATCGACGACATCAAATTCATGACCGGTTACAATGTTGAAGTGGTTGTCGCGGCCGAAGCGGCGATCAAGGAAGCCATTGATAAGTATTATGATCAGAGTGCTACGCTCGCAGATGTCATGGGGAATCTCGAGGATTTTGATGATCTTGAGTTTGTTGATGATGCCGAACTGGAAGACACCGGTTCTCTAGAGAAGGCCAGTGCGGATGCTCCAGTCGTCAAGCTGGTTAACCTGATATTAACGGATGCCATCAAGAGGAAAGCCTCCGATATTCACATTGAACCTTACGAACATGTTTTTCGGGTCCGTTATCGCATAGACGGTGTGCTTTATGAGGTTATGAAACCACCCAAAAAACTGAAAAATGCCATCACTTCGCGCATCAAAATTATGGCGACCATGGATATTGCCGAGCGTCGCTTACCTCAGGACGGTCGCATCAAAATAAAGTTGTCGCGTGGCGTTGAGATGGATTACCGGGTCAACTGCCTGCCGACGCTGTTCGGTGAAAAAGTTGTTCTGCGGCTGCTCGACAAAAGCAACCTGCAACTCGATATGACGAAACTTGGGTACGAAGAACAGGCGCTCTCCTGGTTCAAAAAGGAGATTCATAAACCTTTCGGGATGGTCCTCGTAACCGGGCCGACCGGCAGCGGCAAGACCGTTTCGCTTTATTCGGCCTTATCCGAACTGAACAAAATCAGCGAAAATATTTCGACTGCTGAAGACCCTGTCGAGTTTAACTTTGCCGGGATCAATCAGGTCCAGATGCATGAAGAGATCGGCTTGAATTTTGCGGCGGCGTTGCGGGCCTTTTTACGTCAGGATCCCGACATTATCATGATTGGTGAGATCCGCGACTTTGAAACGGCTGAGATTGGGGTCAAAGCTGCCTTGACTGGTCACATGGTTCTTTCAACCCTGCACACCAATGATGCGCCGAGTACCATCAACCGCCTGCTGAATATGGGGATTGAACCCTTCCTGGTCGCATCAGCAGTGAACCTGATCTCGGCCCAACGCCTTGGCCGCAGGGTCTGCTCCGAATGCAAGGAGCCAGCAGAGCTTTCCAATGAGGCCCTGATTTCAGCAGGCATCCCGTCCGATAAACTCGGTTCCTTTGTTACCTATAAGGGGCGAGGGTGTAGTACGTGCAACGATACTGGATACAAAGGTCGGATCGGCGTCTATCAAGTTATGCCGATGTTTGAGGGGATTAAGGAGATGGTCCTTTCTGGAGCAAATACTGCTGAAATAAAGCAGGAATCTATGCGCCTGGGCGTTAAAACCATGCGTCAATCAGCCTTGACCAAATTTATGGAGGGGGTGACGACTCTCGAAGAGGTTTTGCGCTGCACTGTAGGCGATGACTGA
- the aroE gene encoding shikimate dehydrogenase produces MRAIDGLTQIYGILGDPVTHSLSPAMQNQAMRQAGLNAVYLPFHVVPQDLPAAVEGLRALHVGGVNITLPHKEQILPLLDRVDEDAALIGAVNTLVRRGDELVGYNTDGLGFIRALDEDLDFIPEGKRVLLLGAGGACRAAAVSLLRAGTGSLTVVNRNLERAERLVRQLVPVFPNQHIIARGVGDCAYLTDLRQADLVVNTTSLGLKGEPISFCPLEKIKASALVYDMVYSLAETPFVRAAKTLGLSAADGMGMLAGQGEEAFSLWFGLSPEKGLMKKCLQQLCAKSNI; encoded by the coding sequence ATGCGCGCGATAGATGGACTGACTCAGATTTACGGTATTTTGGGTGACCCGGTGACACATTCACTCTCTCCCGCCATGCAGAATCAGGCGATGCGCCAAGCCGGCCTGAACGCCGTTTATCTTCCTTTCCATGTCGTTCCTCAAGACTTACCTGCTGCGGTTGAGGGGCTTCGTGCTTTGCATGTTGGTGGAGTCAACATCACCTTGCCTCACAAGGAGCAGATTCTTCCTCTGCTTGATCGGGTGGACGAAGACGCTGCCTTGATTGGCGCCGTTAATACTCTTGTCAGAAGAGGGGACGAACTCGTCGGCTACAATACCGATGGTCTCGGATTTATCCGCGCCCTGGATGAAGACCTTGATTTTATTCCAGAGGGGAAGCGGGTGCTGTTACTCGGTGCCGGGGGGGCCTGTCGCGCTGCTGCAGTCTCACTTCTGCGTGCCGGGACCGGGTCTTTGACAGTCGTTAATCGCAACCTGGAACGCGCAGAACGACTTGTCCGCCAGCTTGTGCCGGTCTTCCCGAACCAGCACATTATTGCCCGAGGCGTTGGTGATTGTGCCTATCTAACCGACTTGCGGCAGGCTGATCTGGTAGTTAATACTACCTCCCTTGGCCTTAAGGGTGAGCCCATCTCGTTCTGTCCGCTCGAAAAGATTAAAGCTAGTGCATTAGTTTACGATATGGTATATTCGCTGGCTGAAACGCCCTTCGTGCGTGCGGCAAAAACTCTTGGTTTGTCAGCAGCCGATGGCATGGGAATGCTTGCGGGGCAAGGGGAAGAGGCCTTTAGTCTCTGGTTTGGTTTGTCTCCTGAGAAAGGGCTGATGAAAAAATGCCTGCAACAACTCTGTGCCAAAAGCAATATTTAA
- a CDS encoding bifunctional riboflavin kinase/FAD synthetase translates to MQVIDHLANIKDAGEGTAVALGNFDGVHLGHRDIFRTLVRRARELGVRSLVYTFDPHPLKVLAPERAPLLLNTAEEKVRLIAASNIDILACIPFSVALASCEAEDFVRDVLVGQLHIRALVIGYDFAFGRDRRGTGDFLRAQGEIYGFSVDVLQPVGMDGQPYSSSRVRELLAEGRVEAIPSLLGRHYTLAGKVVGGEKRGRTLGFPTANISTEKEQLPAAGVYAVIVRHKNTDYQGLVNIGCRPTYGPGATTIEVYLLDFSGDIYADELRLYFVARLREEKIFADSDALIAAIRQDVALGRELLKDAKIIQYQEYLSEDNTCAR, encoded by the coding sequence ATGCAGGTGATAGATCATCTTGCCAATATCAAAGACGCAGGGGAGGGCACTGCGGTTGCCCTGGGGAATTTCGATGGAGTTCACCTCGGTCATCGTGACATCTTTCGCACTCTGGTGCGACGCGCGCGAGAATTGGGGGTCAGGTCTCTGGTTTATACTTTTGATCCTCACCCCTTGAAGGTTCTCGCCCCGGAACGGGCCCCTCTTCTCCTGAACACAGCCGAAGAGAAAGTTCGCCTGATTGCTGCTTCCAATATCGATATCCTTGCGTGCATCCCTTTTTCGGTGGCTTTGGCTTCCTGTGAGGCCGAAGATTTTGTGCGAGATGTTCTTGTGGGGCAGTTGCATATTCGCGCGCTGGTGATTGGATATGATTTTGCCTTCGGTCGTGATAGACGGGGAACCGGTGACTTTTTGCGAGCTCAGGGTGAAATTTACGGGTTCAGCGTTGATGTCCTGCAACCGGTAGGGATGGATGGTCAGCCTTACAGCTCCAGTCGGGTGCGTGAACTCCTAGCTGAGGGACGGGTTGAGGCGATCCCCTCGCTACTCGGTCGGCACTATACCCTTGCCGGAAAGGTCGTAGGCGGTGAGAAGCGCGGTCGCACCCTGGGGTTTCCGACCGCGAATATTTCTACCGAGAAAGAGCAGCTCCCGGCGGCAGGGGTTTACGCTGTTATTGTGCGGCATAAAAATACCGACTATCAGGGTCTGGTGAATATTGGCTGCCGGCCGACCTATGGCCCAGGCGCAACCACCATCGAAGTTTATCTGCTCGATTTCAGCGGGGATATTTACGCTGATGAATTGCGCCTGTATTTTGTCGCCAGATTGCGCGAAGAGAAGATCTTTGCCGATAGCGACGCCTTGATAGCCGCTATCAGGCAAGATGTCGCACTTGGTCGTGAGCTCCTTAAAGACGCGAAAATTATTCAGTATCAAGAGTATCTCTCGGAAGACAACACATGCGCGCGATAG
- a CDS encoding HD domain-containing protein, with product MSFSHPADLIRKYYQTSPAAHRLLLEHSRLVTRKALHIARSLSGVSQPDLQFIAEAAMLHDIGMIYTHAPELQCFGQLPYLAHGIKGAEILRTEGMPRHARVCERHTGIGLTAEEILQQKLPLPPRDYLPETLEEKIICYADLFFSKNQRDHGRQKSLAEVRKTLVSFGEEKGEVLDDWAKQFEPASGQRSD from the coding sequence ATGAGCTTTTCGCATCCAGCCGACCTTATCCGCAAGTACTATCAAACATCCCCGGCGGCTCACCGCTTATTACTCGAGCACAGTCGCCTGGTAACACGCAAGGCGCTGCACATTGCCCGTTCTCTTTCAGGGGTCTCTCAACCTGATCTTCAATTCATCGCCGAGGCCGCAATGTTACATGACATCGGCATGATTTATACTCATGCCCCCGAACTCCAATGTTTTGGCCAACTTCCCTATCTTGCCCATGGCATCAAAGGGGCAGAAATTCTTAGAACAGAGGGGATGCCGCGACACGCGCGGGTATGTGAACGACACACGGGCATTGGCCTGACGGCCGAGGAGATTCTGCAACAAAAGCTGCCGTTGCCACCTCGAGACTATCTACCCGAAACCCTTGAAGAAAAAATCATCTGTTACGCCGATCTCTTTTTTTCTAAAAACCAGCGTGACCATGGCCGCCAGAAAAGTCTGGCCGAGGTTCGAAAGACTCTTGTGTCCTTTGGAGAGGAGAAAGGTGAAGTGCTCGATGACTGGGCCAAACAGTTCGAGCCCGCGTCAGGGCAAAGGTCTGATTAA
- a CDS encoding DedA family protein: protein MDAWLQQIVVHLPHGTTYLIIVALIAFLESIPLIGLAMPGSTLIVLAGFLSAHDKGQFLAICLYSAGGAFAGDLLSYGMGQKLGHRRMTTPWLARQEKKLLASQKFLAVHGGKSLLYARFLGPIRGTIPFLAGMSKMKRAFFIRVSLCSALLWGLAYPGLGYLGGESWRQAEDFTGRFGLLILLGLGASLFHLWLKRKVK, encoded by the coding sequence ATGGATGCCTGGCTTCAACAGATTGTTGTGCACTTACCGCATGGAACAACCTACCTTATCATCGTTGCCCTGATTGCATTTTTGGAGTCTATACCCCTCATCGGCCTGGCGATGCCAGGGAGCACTCTGATAGTTTTAGCAGGATTCCTTTCAGCTCACGACAAGGGGCAGTTCCTGGCCATCTGCCTTTATAGCGCTGGCGGCGCATTTGCGGGTGACCTTCTCAGCTATGGGATGGGACAGAAGTTAGGCCATAGGCGAATGACAACCCCCTGGCTTGCGAGACAGGAGAAAAAACTTCTGGCCTCACAAAAATTTTTAGCAGTTCACGGAGGGAAAAGTCTGCTATATGCAAGGTTTTTGGGCCCGATCCGCGGCACAATCCCTTTTTTAGCCGGCATGTCAAAAATGAAGAGAGCATTCTTCATCAGGGTCTCGCTTTGCAGCGCCCTGCTTTGGGGTCTGGCCTATCCCGGTCTTGGATATCTGGGTGGGGAGAGCTGGCGGCAAGCTGAAGATTTCACCGGTCGCTTCGGGCTGCTTATCCTTCTGGGCCTCGGCGCCAGCCTTTTTCATCTCTGGCTGAAACGTAAAGTAAAATAA